In Bythopirellula goksoeyrii, a single window of DNA contains:
- a CDS encoding ECF-type sigma factor — protein MSKSTNVSHWIELVKAGDSAAANRIWQHYFDRLVRSVRARLQGQNLAISDEDDIVVSVFDSFYNAAENGRFPNLTDRDDLWRLLLRMAARKVVDKRRHDRRQRRGGNVQLHSLDHAGEDKQVIEAIGDEPSPEMVLMMQESVEQLFSHLGVGQIRDLAVAKLEGYTNAEIAQRLGCSERTIERRLNLIREKCQQELVDPHEHP, from the coding sequence ATGTCCAAAAGCACGAATGTCAGCCACTGGATTGAACTCGTGAAGGCCGGTGATTCGGCCGCCGCGAATCGCATCTGGCAGCACTACTTTGATCGTCTTGTGCGCAGCGTACGAGCCCGGTTGCAAGGGCAGAATCTCGCCATCTCGGATGAGGACGATATCGTGGTGAGCGTGTTCGACAGCTTTTACAACGCGGCTGAAAACGGGCGTTTTCCCAACTTGACCGATCGAGACGATCTGTGGCGGCTGTTACTTCGAATGGCAGCCAGGAAAGTAGTCGACAAACGAAGACATGATCGGCGGCAGAGACGTGGCGGTAACGTACAGCTCCATTCTTTGGACCACGCTGGTGAGGATAAGCAAGTCATCGAAGCCATCGGCGACGAGCCGTCTCCGGAAATGGTGCTCATGATGCAGGAATCTGTGGAACAACTTTTTTCTCATTTAGGTGTCGGGCAGATTCGGGATTTAGCGGTTGCTAAGTTAGAGGGGTATACCAACGCGGAAATCGCACAGCGTTTGGGATGCTCTGAACGGACGATAGAACGTCGTCTGAACCTGATTCGAGAAAAATGTCAGCAGGAATTGGTCGACCCTCATGAGCATCCGTAA
- a CDS encoding type II toxin-antitoxin system RelE family toxin, producing the protein MKTAFRRSFERDLKKLQRNRQMLARVREAIEEVEGAVELGEITSMKKLSGGSGDYYRIRIGDYRIGL; encoded by the coding sequence GTGAAAACGGCATTCCGCAGAAGCTTTGAGCGCGACCTGAAGAAGCTGCAGAGAAATCGTCAGATGCTTGCTCGTGTCCGCGAGGCAATCGAAGAAGTAGAGGGAGCAGTTGAGTTGGGAGAAATCACGAGTATGAAGAAGCTCAGCGGCGGCAGTGGGGACTACTATCGCATTCGTATTGGCGACTACCGGATTGGTCTTTAA
- a CDS encoding type II toxin-antitoxin system HigB family toxin, with translation MNDSRPSIENAKQRYPKAASWLEDWWAAARKARWSRLVDVRVLYPDADEVGQCLVFNACGNDYRHVSNGDTQPCTCSIQGKKR, from the coding sequence TTGAATGACTCCCGCCCCTCCATTGAAAATGCCAAGCAACGTTACCCAAAAGCGGCTAGCTGGCTCGAGGACTGGTGGGCAGCCGCACGCAAGGCCCGTTGGTCTCGATTAGTGGACGTGCGGGTACTGTATCCGGACGCCGACGAAGTGGGGCAATGCCTTGTGTTTAATGCCTGTGGCAACGATTACCGCCATGTGAGCAATGGGGACACCCAACCATGCACATGCTCTATTCAGGGAAAGAAACGGTAG
- a CDS encoding APC family permease, whose amino-acid sequence MSREEVKRPLGILSLTALVVASMIGAGVFTTSGFSVATLRSPWLVMVAWAVGGAIALCGALSYGKLAHRLAESGGEYVFLSRFLHPAAGFLGGWVSLLAGFTGAAAFAAVTFDLYAWPADSRPAWLPAKSLAMLLVLVVTVFHAFHTKSGAIGQNLLVGFKLVLLVAFLLVAYSLFGNWQGGAALSRPLDSPPPNVLLDFASSVMWISLSYSGFNAAVYVTEEARGGSATIARAMIYGTVVVTFFYLLLNAAFLFAPGVQAIAGKSDVAAITAQALAGEWFAWLTRAMICLGLASSVSSALVAGPRVYAKMAADRLLPSQLATKDSPPTNAVLLQGTGVLLVIYFSGLQSLLSYLGLTLSLFAALTVSTLFILSNESHGDVPKTEGLLAPGIFVSSTLILAALAAYHRPYEAIATAVTLLSGIVVYLAVKRFSSN is encoded by the coding sequence ATGAGTCGCGAAGAAGTAAAGAGGCCCCTGGGCATTCTGTCGCTGACTGCCCTGGTGGTGGCCAGTATGATTGGGGCTGGGGTTTTTACGACCAGTGGATTCTCGGTCGCGACTCTCCGCTCGCCGTGGCTAGTCATGGTGGCCTGGGCAGTGGGAGGCGCGATCGCCCTGTGTGGTGCGCTAAGCTATGGCAAACTCGCCCACCGTTTGGCCGAGAGTGGCGGGGAATATGTATTTCTCTCTCGCTTTCTTCATCCAGCTGCCGGATTCCTGGGGGGCTGGGTTTCCCTTCTGGCAGGTTTTACCGGAGCTGCTGCGTTCGCAGCCGTTACCTTCGATCTTTATGCCTGGCCTGCTGACAGTCGTCCGGCGTGGCTTCCTGCAAAGTCCCTGGCAATGCTACTTGTACTGGTGGTTACAGTATTCCACGCCTTCCACACCAAATCAGGAGCAATTGGTCAGAACTTATTGGTGGGATTCAAGTTGGTGCTTTTGGTCGCCTTCCTGTTGGTTGCATACTCCCTGTTTGGAAATTGGCAGGGAGGAGCAGCGCTCAGCCGACCGTTGGATTCACCGCCTCCCAATGTCCTCTTAGACTTCGCTAGCTCGGTAATGTGGATCTCATTGAGCTATAGCGGTTTCAATGCTGCCGTGTATGTTACAGAGGAAGCGCGGGGTGGTTCTGCAACGATTGCTCGAGCAATGATTTACGGGACTGTCGTAGTCACGTTTTTTTACTTGCTGCTGAATGCGGCGTTTCTGTTTGCGCCGGGAGTGCAGGCCATCGCAGGTAAAAGCGATGTTGCTGCCATCACTGCGCAGGCGTTGGCCGGGGAATGGTTCGCTTGGCTCACGCGGGCAATGATCTGCCTGGGATTAGCCAGCAGCGTGTCATCGGCATTGGTAGCAGGCCCGCGGGTCTATGCCAAAATGGCCGCCGATCGCTTGCTTCCCAGCCAGTTGGCGACCAAAGATTCGCCCCCGACGAATGCGGTACTTCTGCAAGGGACTGGAGTTTTGCTCGTGATTTACTTTTCTGGGCTCCAATCCCTGCTTTCCTATTTAGGGCTCACCCTCTCGCTGTTTGCGGCTCTTACCGTTTCGACATTATTCATTCTATCGAACGAATCCCATGGCGATGTGCCAAAAACTGAAGGTCTTCTTGCGCCAGGTATCTTTGTAAGTTCAACCTTGATACTGGCTGCGTTGGCTGCCTATCATCGTCCGTATGAAGCAATCGCGACTGCAGTCACTTTGCTGTCGGGGATAGTGGTGTACCTAGCGGTCAAACGTTTCTCTTCGAACTGA
- a CDS encoding class I SAM-dependent methyltransferase, with the protein MIAHRLALRFAFALTLLTICASKGSCQAVAPPAESSSVKPGINDAFLDPELDVDEWVARFEVESREIFRARDKIVTLLNLTAGDRIADIGAGTGLFVEPFAKAVGPTGQVLAIDIAPAFIERINQIAEANGLLNVTPVLGGQDNVRLPPESIDKALICDTYHHFEHPRDSLASIQRALKHGGELVVIDFERIPGVSREWTLDHVRDGKGVFRREIEQAGFEFVEEIPIEQFEENYFLRFRKP; encoded by the coding sequence ATGATTGCCCACCGATTGGCTCTGCGATTCGCTTTTGCGTTGACTTTGCTCACCATTTGTGCAAGCAAAGGCTCGTGCCAAGCGGTCGCACCACCCGCGGAGTCTTCCAGCGTAAAACCCGGAATTAACGACGCTTTCTTGGATCCAGAATTGGACGTCGACGAGTGGGTAGCTCGCTTTGAAGTGGAGAGTCGCGAAATCTTCCGGGCTCGCGATAAAATCGTCACCCTGCTGAATCTGACTGCTGGCGATCGTATCGCAGACATCGGCGCTGGCACGGGCCTGTTCGTCGAACCTTTTGCCAAGGCAGTGGGCCCGACGGGGCAAGTTCTAGCCATTGATATCGCCCCGGCGTTTATTGAGCGAATCAATCAGATTGCCGAGGCGAACGGACTGTTGAATGTTACGCCAGTGTTGGGCGGGCAGGACAACGTGCGGTTGCCTCCCGAGAGCATCGATAAGGCCCTCATTTGTGACACGTATCATCACTTCGAACATCCGCGCGACTCGTTGGCATCGATCCAGCGCGCGCTCAAGCACGGAGGGGAGTTGGTGGTGATTGATTTCGAACGCATTCCGGGAGTTTCACGCGAGTGGACTCTCGATCACGTGAGGGACGGGAAGGGTGTCTTTCGCCGAGAGATCGAGCAAGCTGGCTTTGAGTTTGTCGAGGAAATACCGATCGAGCAGTTTGAAGAGAACTACTTCCTGCGCTTTCGCAAACCATGA
- a CDS encoding serine/threonine-protein kinase, with protein MSIRKKKLPIAALERIDDLCADFERKLQSNEQPTIESMLVEDISPVEQEVLLAELIVLDIDYRRRRGETPTKQEYLERFPESSKVVRDVLNEGDRRIGEFEPPSVPRLAELFPSLEIIELIGAGGMGAVYKARQSGLDRIVALKILPEEFGHDVKFALRFTREARTLAKLSHPNIVSVYEFGSVEDTYYFLMEFVDGSTLRDIVKAGQLAPEHALAIVPHLCDALQYAHDKGIVHRDIKPENILIAVDGVVKIADFGLSRILGNESQQEMLTGTHQVMGTPRYMAPEQLEGSHNVDHRADIYSLGVVFYEMLTGELPIGRFAAPSKKVEIDVRLDEVVLRTLEKEPQRRYQHASQIKSDVQSITSTSNSALAPTVVYEAKPQDDQATPTASLAQQELAGRMLLTRRQLMERVENSLRPLFRGQMLQVLIGIALVVLGAQCWARNTQISHRVISGVILHVYGVIVIAQGLLICTRIRKIDYSKSVLEIRSKLDSLQSGYLRAGVIIGFVWWLMWIPVAVALGFDAVVLYRNALVSSLVIGIVGFVASVWLYWRALRADNPSAESWRRKLSGESIAAAYLALDEIEKAQIR; from the coding sequence ATGAGCATCCGTAAGAAAAAACTACCGATTGCAGCCCTGGAACGCATTGATGATCTCTGCGCGGATTTTGAACGAAAGTTGCAGTCCAACGAGCAACCGACGATCGAATCCATGCTTGTTGAGGATATCTCACCCGTCGAGCAAGAGGTCTTGCTGGCTGAACTCATCGTTCTGGACATCGACTACCGGCGACGTCGTGGTGAAACTCCGACAAAGCAGGAATACCTTGAACGTTTTCCGGAAAGTTCGAAAGTCGTCCGTGACGTTCTCAACGAAGGTGATCGACGGATAGGTGAGTTTGAACCGCCGTCTGTACCCCGTCTAGCCGAGCTTTTCCCGTCGCTGGAAATCATTGAGCTGATTGGTGCGGGAGGCATGGGCGCCGTTTACAAGGCTCGCCAATCAGGGCTCGACCGTATTGTCGCATTGAAGATTCTGCCGGAGGAATTTGGTCACGATGTTAAGTTTGCCCTGCGATTCACGCGGGAAGCTCGGACGCTGGCAAAGCTGAGTCATCCCAACATCGTCTCCGTTTATGAATTTGGAAGTGTGGAAGACACCTACTACTTTCTTATGGAATTCGTGGATGGTTCAACGCTCCGAGATATTGTTAAAGCGGGGCAACTCGCACCCGAGCACGCGCTCGCCATCGTGCCGCACCTCTGCGACGCACTGCAGTACGCACACGACAAGGGAATCGTCCACCGCGACATCAAGCCCGAGAACATCCTGATTGCCGTTGACGGCGTCGTGAAGATCGCCGATTTCGGTCTCTCGCGGATACTCGGCAATGAGAGCCAACAGGAGATGCTCACAGGAACGCACCAAGTCATGGGCACACCTCGTTACATGGCGCCCGAACAGTTGGAAGGCTCTCACAACGTCGATCACCGCGCGGACATCTATTCGCTGGGTGTGGTCTTTTACGAAATGCTGACCGGCGAACTCCCGATTGGACGTTTTGCAGCACCGTCGAAGAAAGTCGAAATCGACGTCCGGCTTGATGAAGTCGTACTCCGTACGCTTGAGAAAGAGCCGCAGCGCCGCTATCAGCATGCCAGCCAGATTAAATCTGACGTGCAATCGATTACTTCGACAAGCAATTCAGCGCTTGCTCCTACCGTCGTCTACGAGGCAAAACCTCAGGACGACCAAGCAACCCCAACTGCAAGTTTGGCACAGCAGGAACTCGCCGGGCGGATGTTGTTGACACGTCGCCAGCTTATGGAACGTGTCGAAAACTCACTGCGTCCACTCTTCCGCGGACAAATGCTCCAGGTGCTGATTGGCATTGCCCTGGTGGTGCTTGGAGCGCAGTGCTGGGCTCGCAATACACAGATTTCGCATCGCGTTATCAGCGGAGTGATATTGCATGTGTACGGCGTGATCGTGATAGCTCAAGGGCTGCTCATCTGCACGAGAATCCGAAAAATCGACTACTCGAAATCTGTTCTCGAAATCCGCAGCAAACTCGACAGCCTGCAATCTGGTTACCTGCGTGCCGGCGTCATCATCGGGTTTGTGTGGTGGCTGATGTGGATTCCCGTGGCCGTTGCCCTGGGCTTCGACGCCGTGGTGCTCTACCGAAATGCGCTTGTTTCGTCGTTAGTAATCGGAATCGTGGGATTCGTAGCCTCGGTTTGGTTGTACTGGCGCGCACTGAGAGCAGATAACCCGTCTGCTGAGTCTTGGAGAAGGAAACTCTCTGGAGAGAGCATCGCGGCCGCGTATCTCGCGCTCGACGAAATAGAAAAAGCTCAAATCCGCTGA
- a CDS encoding glycoside hydrolase family 25 protein, whose amino-acid sequence MSHFYSKLAALFHRRMIFMLGVALVTQTPLAAQFIQGIDVSHWQGNINWASVKNAGVEFAFTKATEGVDFIDVRYSQNMAGASAAGVMIGPYHFARPDSFENDPLDAANEANDFVDAIQAYYQSPGLFLRPVLDVERLPDAHQIPIGTTQKSFLSQWIRNFNAVVETRLGFTAMIYSNSNYAINYFESDIAQYDFWLANWNYTPPSTPPSSLSGVWNDWDFWQWTDSWSVPGIAGPVDGDVFEGSMADLMQFLAVPASADFDGDGDVDGHDFLEWQRGETTESGSAGELALWQEQYGGSSPLIATKSVPEAPSILLVSIAWVLYGYKRNRA is encoded by the coding sequence ATGAGCCATTTCTATTCCAAACTTGCAGCGCTGTTTCATCGTCGCATGATTTTCATGCTGGGAGTGGCTCTTGTCACGCAGACACCTCTAGCAGCGCAGTTCATCCAAGGGATCGATGTCTCCCATTGGCAGGGGAATATCAATTGGGCGTCGGTAAAGAATGCTGGAGTTGAGTTTGCATTTACCAAGGCCACCGAAGGCGTGGACTTCATTGACGTTCGATATTCTCAAAACATGGCCGGAGCTAGTGCGGCAGGCGTCATGATCGGTCCCTACCATTTTGCCCGCCCAGATAGTTTTGAGAACGATCCGCTTGATGCTGCCAACGAGGCGAATGACTTTGTGGATGCGATCCAAGCATACTATCAAAGCCCCGGGCTTTTCTTACGCCCCGTGCTGGATGTTGAGCGGCTGCCTGATGCCCATCAGATTCCGATTGGAACGACGCAAAAGTCATTCCTCTCCCAGTGGATACGCAATTTTAATGCGGTGGTTGAGACTCGCCTAGGGTTCACGGCGATGATTTATTCAAACAGCAATTACGCGATCAATTATTTTGAGTCGGACATTGCCCAATATGATTTCTGGTTGGCGAATTGGAATTACACCCCGCCGTCGACTCCACCTTCCTCTTTATCGGGCGTTTGGAACGACTGGGACTTTTGGCAATGGACGGACAGTTGGAGTGTGCCGGGAATCGCCGGGCCTGTGGACGGCGACGTCTTTGAGGGATCTATGGCAGATTTGATGCAGTTTCTGGCCGTTCCTGCTTCGGCTGATTTCGACGGAGACGGGGACGTGGACGGCCACGACTTTCTTGAATGGCAACGAGGTGAAACAACCGAAAGTGGAAGCGCGGGGGAGTTGGCTTTATGGCAAGAACAGTATGGAGGCTCTTCACCGCTGATTGCCACTAAGAGCGTACCCGAAGCACCATCGATCTTGTTGGTATCAATTGCCTGGGTGCTTTATGGCTATAAACGAAATCGAGCGTAG
- a CDS encoding anhydro-N-acetylmuramic acid kinase encodes MSTIAAGFMSGTSCDGVDVAVLDTDGMNKVAVRAGLTHPYDAALRARLLQASQQEIPLADLLRLERDISLHHVRAFQLLADADPSLRSEVEILGFHGHTVRHIPEEALTLQIGNPWILAEELGIAVVADFRRCDLAAGGEGAPLVPLYHQALFANEELPTMVLNLGGVANVTWLGDCGQIIAGDTGPGCGLIDAWVQKMVQLPFDRDGKLALSGTVNNEVLEAALAADFFSRSLPKSADRYDFDHVDVSGLSVANGAATLCAITAEAVYRAAQKLPSMPKQLLVTGGGVHHPLIMRFLQERFGEVRSVSERGVDPDSLEAQCFAWLAVRHMKKLPLTIPETTGCARPLVGGVTVHAK; translated from the coding sequence ATGAGCACGATTGCAGCCGGATTTATGAGTGGAACTTCCTGCGATGGCGTGGATGTTGCCGTGCTTGATACGGACGGCATGAACAAGGTCGCAGTGCGCGCTGGGTTGACCCACCCCTACGACGCGGCACTTCGCGCTCGACTGTTGCAAGCTTCACAGCAAGAAATACCCTTGGCAGACCTGCTCCGCTTGGAGCGGGATATTTCGTTGCATCATGTTCGAGCCTTCCAACTTCTCGCGGATGCCGATCCTTCGCTACGCTCCGAGGTTGAGATTCTGGGATTTCACGGACATACCGTGCGACATATTCCTGAAGAAGCGCTTACCTTGCAGATCGGTAATCCATGGATATTGGCCGAGGAGCTTGGCATTGCTGTGGTTGCCGATTTTCGGCGTTGTGACTTGGCGGCGGGTGGAGAGGGAGCTCCCTTGGTTCCCCTCTATCATCAAGCACTGTTTGCCAACGAAGAATTGCCGACGATGGTGTTGAATCTAGGTGGCGTAGCGAACGTCACCTGGCTGGGTGATTGTGGACAAATTATTGCTGGTGACACGGGTCCTGGTTGCGGGCTCATTGATGCCTGGGTTCAGAAGATGGTCCAACTTCCCTTTGACCGCGATGGCAAACTCGCCTTGTCTGGTACGGTGAACAACGAAGTACTCGAGGCTGCACTTGCTGCGGACTTCTTTTCTCGCTCGCTCCCCAAATCAGCCGACCGCTATGACTTTGATCACGTCGATGTCTCGGGATTGAGCGTAGCAAATGGTGCGGCAACCCTCTGTGCGATTACCGCTGAAGCTGTTTATCGTGCAGCGCAGAAACTACCGAGCATGCCCAAGCAGCTTTTGGTCACAGGCGGAGGAGTCCATCACCCGCTGATCATGCGGTTTCTGCAAGAGCGATTCGGAGAAGTCCGAAGTGTAAGCGAACGAGGAGTCGATCCCGACTCGCTCGAAGCGCAATGCTTTGCCTGGCTAGCCGTCCGGCACATGAAAAAGCTACCGCTGACGATTCCCGAAACAACGGGCTGCGCGAGACCGCTCGTCGGCGGTGTGACCGTGCATGCCAAGTGA
- a CDS encoding phosphotransferase family protein: MEIHQIARDGAAFQQPVNQQELLLQLNDVLAHEKITKVTELNAGLFNNTYRVDTSQNAYILKVAPTGSADVFYCERSLMQREQSICLQLQSLSPLIPEYLSFFKIDGRDAFLQRWIQGRLWHEVISSLSEAENAELWKQLGAFARVLHNCCGEQFGYPAPLQGFSRWSQFIADNVEGMIEDCRRVGVFCEEVEVYRSYLPYFFQTLDQVKTAKLLHGDLWPRNVIIDGAGADIHIKAVFDAERAFWGDPASDWVLILYGVPETFWQGYGENLVKTSDPARIAIYKGMYFILNILEAVRFQESAEAPRKRLSVINEELGKLLRSQ; encoded by the coding sequence GTGGAAATACATCAAATAGCACGGGATGGGGCAGCCTTTCAACAGCCTGTCAATCAGCAGGAACTCTTGTTGCAGCTCAACGATGTGCTAGCGCACGAAAAGATTACTAAGGTGACGGAACTGAACGCTGGCCTGTTCAATAATACTTACCGCGTTGACACATCACAAAATGCCTACATCTTAAAGGTGGCACCTACAGGGAGTGCCGATGTCTTTTATTGTGAACGTTCTTTGATGCAGCGGGAGCAATCGATCTGCCTGCAATTGCAATCGCTCAGTCCGTTGATTCCTGAGTATCTGTCGTTTTTCAAAATAGACGGCCGGGATGCCTTTTTGCAGCGTTGGATTCAGGGCAGGCTCTGGCATGAGGTGATCTCCTCACTCTCTGAAGCAGAGAACGCCGAGCTGTGGAAGCAACTGGGGGCGTTTGCCAGAGTATTGCACAATTGCTGCGGAGAGCAGTTTGGTTATCCTGCCCCTTTGCAAGGTTTTAGTCGCTGGTCTCAGTTTATTGCTGACAATGTGGAAGGCATGATCGAAGATTGCCGGCGAGTCGGTGTCTTCTGTGAAGAGGTCGAGGTTTATCGCAGCTACTTGCCGTATTTTTTTCAGACATTGGACCAGGTCAAAACGGCAAAACTGCTCCACGGCGATCTCTGGCCAAGAAATGTCATTATTGACGGAGCAGGTGCGGATATTCACATCAAGGCAGTCTTCGATGCGGAGCGGGCTTTTTGGGGCGACCCGGCTAGTGATTGGGTCTTGATTCTTTACGGTGTGCCAGAGACTTTTTGGCAAGGCTACGGCGAGAACTTAGTGAAAACTAGTGACCCTGCTCGCATCGCAATTTATAAAGGCATGTATTTCATTCTGAATATTCTGGAGGCCGTTCGTTTTCAAGAATCCGCTGAAGCACCCAGAAAAAGATTATCAGTGATCAATGAAGAACTGGGAAAACTTTTGCGATCACAGTAG
- a CDS encoding arylsulfatase, whose translation MLNIVPSQNHLVEMTRTNFKKLRRESSLAGSRLASLVITQACSARILFALCFLLVATVTWAADQRPNVVVILSDDQGWGDLSLNGNVNLSTSNVDSLAHDGASFDRFYVCPVCSPTRAEFLTGRYHPRGGVHGVSMGAERLNLDENTIADTFRAGGYATGAFGKWHNGMQYPYHPNGRGFDEFYGFCSGHWGHYFAPMLERNGKLVRGNGFCIDDFTNQALAFIEESVKQNKPFFAYLPYNTPHSPMQVPDRFWKKFDGADLELRARDTEMENLQHTRAALAMCENIDWNVGRLLKKLDDLKVAENTIVVYFSDNGPNGHRWNGDMKGRKSSTDEGGVRSPLLIRWPGRIPAGRQIAENGAAIDLLPTLADLAGVEVVSKQPLDGVSLKSLLTSDDYMWEDRMIFSHWQDKVAARTERFLLDNEGLLHELDKDPGQRHDVSEQHPDITRRLRKAVRSWRKELLTGLRDDQRPLIMGHPDYRFTQIPARDGVAHGKIKRSSKHPNCSYFTNWTSTTDAISWEVEAPDDGVFDVEIYYTCPEADVGSTIELSCGDSRLTGKITEAHDPPALGAEQDRCQRDESYYKEFRPMKLGTLHVKKGKGTLMLRALDIPGSQVMEFRLLMLSRH comes from the coding sequence ATGCTCAACATTGTCCCGTCGCAGAATCATCTCGTCGAAATGACTCGAACCAATTTCAAAAAGCTCAGGAGAGAGAGCTCTCTGGCTGGCTCCCGCTTGGCAAGTCTTGTTATCACACAAGCGTGCAGCGCTCGCATCTTATTTGCACTTTGCTTTCTACTTGTCGCGACGGTTACCTGGGCTGCTGATCAAAGGCCCAACGTCGTTGTGATTCTGTCAGACGATCAGGGCTGGGGAGATCTCAGCCTCAACGGCAACGTCAATCTCAGCACATCGAATGTTGACTCCCTGGCTCATGACGGCGCCAGCTTCGACCGCTTTTATGTCTGCCCCGTCTGTTCGCCAACTCGAGCCGAGTTCTTGACCGGTCGCTACCACCCCCGGGGTGGCGTTCATGGCGTATCGATGGGCGCCGAACGACTCAATCTCGACGAGAACACCATCGCCGACACGTTTCGCGCAGGCGGCTATGCGACCGGAGCGTTCGGCAAATGGCACAACGGAATGCAGTACCCCTATCATCCGAACGGACGCGGCTTTGATGAGTTCTACGGATTCTGCTCCGGCCACTGGGGTCACTACTTCGCACCGATGCTGGAGCGAAACGGAAAGCTGGTCCGCGGAAACGGCTTCTGCATTGACGACTTCACCAATCAAGCGCTGGCATTTATCGAAGAGAGCGTCAAGCAGAACAAGCCATTCTTTGCCTACCTGCCGTACAACACGCCCCATTCTCCGATGCAGGTTCCCGATCGCTTCTGGAAAAAGTTCGACGGCGCAGATCTGGAGCTGCGCGCTCGCGATACCGAAATGGAAAACCTGCAGCACACGCGAGCGGCTCTGGCGATGTGCGAGAATATCGACTGGAATGTCGGACGACTACTCAAGAAGCTCGATGACCTGAAGGTCGCTGAAAACACAATCGTCGTCTACTTTAGCGACAACGGCCCTAATGGCCATCGCTGGAATGGCGACATGAAGGGGCGCAAGAGTTCGACCGACGAAGGTGGAGTCCGATCGCCTCTGCTGATCCGCTGGCCTGGCAGGATTCCTGCCGGGAGACAAATCGCGGAGAACGGCGCGGCGATTGATCTCTTGCCCACACTTGCTGATCTGGCCGGCGTAGAAGTCGTCAGCAAACAGCCGCTCGACGGAGTCAGTCTGAAGTCCCTACTGACTAGCGACGATTACATGTGGGAAGACCGCATGATCTTCTCTCACTGGCAAGACAAGGTCGCCGCGCGAACCGAGAGATTCCTGCTCGACAATGAAGGACTGCTGCACGAGCTCGACAAGGATCCTGGACAACGCCACGACGTCTCCGAACAGCATCCCGACATCACTCGTCGCCTGAGGAAAGCCGTTCGATCATGGCGGAAGGAATTATTGACTGGCCTGCGAGACGATCAACGCCCACTCATCATGGGGCACCCGGACTATCGCTTCACGCAGATTCCCGCTCGTGACGGCGTTGCCCATGGAAAGATCAAACGATCCTCCAAGCATCCCAACTGCTCGTACTTCACCAACTGGACAAGCACGACCGACGCGATCTCCTGGGAGGTCGAGGCGCCTGACGATGGAGTCTTTGACGTCGAAATCTACTACACGTGCCCAGAAGCTGATGTCGGCTCGACGATCGAACTCAGCTGCGGAGACTCCCGACTGACCGGAAAAATCACCGAAGCGCATGATCCGCCAGCTCTCGGTGCAGAACAAGACCGCTGCCAACGGGACGAATCGTACTACAAGGAATTCCGCCCTATGAAGCTCGGCACGCTGCACGTGAAGAAAGGCAAAGGCACGTTGATGCTCCGAGCTCTCGACATACCCGGCTCACAGGTCATGGAGTTTCGCCTGCTTATGCTCTCGCGGCATTAG